CGGAACCACTTTGCCCATCTTGAAAATCAATGATCAGGTGGAAAAAGAACAGATCGCCGCCCTTAAAAAAGTGAAGGCCGAACGGGATAACCAGCAAGTTCAAGCCACATTACAAACCATAAAAGCCAAGACGGAGACTTCGGAAAATTTGATTCCTTACATTTTAGAGGCCGTAAAGGCCTATGCCAGTGTGGGAGAAATCATGGGCGTGTTACGGGAAGTTTGGGGAGAGTATCGGGATCCCTGTGTGATTTAAGTTTACTTCCTCCCCTTAAGCTAAGGGGAGGTGAGGAGGGGTTATGGTGCACTTGCACTCAATTGGACCATAACTCCCCCACCCCCCTCTTAGCTTAAGAGGGGGAAATGGAGAAAAAATATGGAACGCAAAATCAGAATTCTAGTCGGTAAACCTGGCCTGGATGGCCACGATCGGGGGGCTAAAGTAGTGGCCCGGGCCTTGCGCGATGCGGGTTACGAAGTAGTTTATACGGGTCTGCATCAGACTCCTGAAATGATTGTCAGCACGGCCATTCAGGAAGATGTGGATGCCATCAGCATTTCCATTCTTTCCGGCGCGCACAATTATATTTTTCCGGAAGTCGTCCAGCAGCTGAAGGATAAGGGGATCACCGACATGTGTATTTTTGGGGGTGGAATTATTCCCGAGGAAGATGTGCTGGAGTTGAAAAAGCAGGGAGTGGCTGAAATTTTTACACCGGGCACACCGCTGACAGGTATTTTAGATTGGGTTTCAAAAAACGTGAAGGCGAGGGAGTTACTTTAAAAAAAGGAGTTTTCTATGGCCTGGATAAAACGCATCTTTCTTTTCGCAGTGGTTAATATTTTGGTGGTATTGACTCTCTCTACGCTGCTGTCTGTCTTGGGTGTACATCCCTATCTCTCAAAACATTATGGGATCGATTATCAGTCACTCGCCATTTTTTGCCTGGTTTGGGGGATGGGTGGCGCCTTGATTTCTCTCGCGCTTTCCCGAGTGATGGCCAAATGGATCATGGGGGTGCAGGTGATTGATCCAAGCCAGGCGACTGGAGAATGGGCAAGTCTTGTGCAGCGTGTCCATCGTCTGGCACAGGCAGCGGGGTTTTCCACCATGCCGCAAGTGGGAGTCTATCAAAGTGAAGAACTCAATGCCTTTGCGACGGGTCCCACGCG
The sequence above is drawn from the Deltaproteobacteria bacterium genome and encodes:
- a CDS encoding cobalamin B12-binding domain-containing protein translates to MERKIRILVGKPGLDGHDRGAKVVARALRDAGYEVVYTGLHQTPEMIVSTAIQEDVDAISISILSGAHNYIFPEVVQQLKDKGITDMCIFGGGIIPEEDVLELKKQGVAEIFTPGTPLTGILDWVSKNVKARELL